The following coding sequences are from one Natrarchaeobaculum sulfurireducens window:
- a CDS encoding metal-dependent hydrolase: MQPIVHPVVGYVCYAVYARWADGTPPASSPAAVAVVAATLPDLLDQPLYHAGITPVGRTIGHSLLFAVPLVALVWLVARRRGQSRLAVAFAIGYGSHIAADVPWHVLAGDYHELGFLLWPVTPMPAYSGVKTLGTVGGLEVTTLWLEAVIFVGGVALWWADGRPGLDLLGRRFDL, from the coding sequence ATGCAGCCGATCGTCCACCCGGTCGTCGGCTACGTCTGCTACGCCGTGTACGCTCGCTGGGCGGACGGCACGCCGCCAGCCTCGAGCCCGGCTGCGGTGGCGGTCGTCGCCGCAACGCTCCCCGACCTGCTGGACCAGCCGCTGTACCACGCGGGAATCACACCCGTCGGTCGGACGATCGGCCACTCGCTGCTGTTCGCCGTCCCCCTCGTCGCGCTGGTCTGGCTCGTCGCTCGCCGTCGCGGACAGAGTCGACTCGCCGTCGCCTTCGCGATCGGCTACGGCTCGCACATCGCGGCCGACGTTCCCTGGCACGTCCTTGCCGGTGACTATCACGAACTCGGCTTTCTCCTCTGGCCGGTGACGCCGATGCCGGCGTACAGCGGCGTAAAGACACTGGGCACCGTCGGCGGCCTCGAGGTGACGACGCTGTGGCTCGAGGCGGTTATCTTCGTCGGCGGGGTCGCCCTCTGGTGGGCCGATGGACGGCCGGGGCTCGACCTCCTCGGCCGCCGATTCGACCTGTAG